The Oleispira antarctica RB-8 genome contains the following window.
TAATTTTACAAGCTGGGCATTTAAGACGCATTTTTGTGTGTGTTCTCATGTAGTGACCTTTCGACACATTATAGCCATATTTCATATCAACTTACTAATTACAAGGTTTTTTAGGGTGTCAATCTTTGGTATTGACTGAGTTTAGGTCAAAATTAAATTCAAAACGCTTACCTTCTAGCTCATCGTTTAGTTCTAAAAACGGTTGAACAAGGGCACGGACTTCATTATTTCGGTAGAAACGTTCGGCCTTTTCAATATCCCCAAATCCGCCCACGTTGTCGGGCTTCATACCTGCCAGGCTAGCTTGTACGCCGTGGCCTATCAAAATATCGTCGGCAGAGATGTTTTTAACCCGCTCGAATTCGTCTTTTTGTGAAATATCGCCCACGGGGATAATCTGAACGGCTTTTTCTTTGCCATTGGGAATATTGATATACATCGATTTAAAGTTGCCCGCGCCTTTGCCCGCCGCAATTGTTTCGCGCAAATTGTCTTCAACGTCTTTATCAAGGCTAGGATCGCTGGTGTAAAGAATGTACCCTAGGTGAGATCCATTCTTATAATAACGGCGGCGGAATAGTGTTGCTTCACTGTTCAAGAAAACATCGTGCAAGCTGCCGATCCATTCGGGTATGCCGTAAATGTCTTGGCCCGTGTCGTAATGAAAGCCGTGTAGAATTTCCCCTGGCACAAATTCAATATCAGGGTCTATACCTTGAACCAATTTAAATTTGTTATTTTTACCTTTTCGCATGTTTAACGCGGGAACGTGAACAACGCGGGTAATTTGCTTAAAGCCATTGCGTTTAACTTGAATGTAAAAATTACCAAAACTTTCAAGGTCACGGGCGCAGCGGCGAAAATCGCGCAAACTCATTAAGCCGTTTTGTACAAA
Protein-coding sequences here:
- a CDS encoding Phage portal protein, PBSX family, encoding MIDKSDNSSNSSVQRINDQSLSFSFGEPEPVNNWADMIGTFYDSMGEYYSPPISTKGLDTLTRANGVHRRCINFKVNQMAIVFVQNGLMSLRDFRRCARDLESFGNFYIQVKRNGFKQITRVVHVPALNMRKGKNNKFKLVQGIDPDIEFVPGEILHGFHYDTGQDIYGIPEWIGSLHDVFLNSEATLFRRRYYKNGSHLGYILYTSDPSLDKDVEDNLRETIAAGKGAGNFKSMYINIPNGKEKAVQIIPVGDISQKDEFERVKNISADDILIGHGVQASLAGMKPDNVGGFGDIEKAERFYRNNEVRALVQPFLELNDELEGKRFEFNFDLNSVNTKD